In Solanum pennellii chromosome 7, SPENNV200, the following are encoded in one genomic region:
- the LOC107025609 gene encoding LOW QUALITY PROTEIN: probable glutathione S-transferase parA (The sequence of the model RefSeq protein was modified relative to this genomic sequence to represent the inferred CDS: substituted 2 bases at 2 genomic stop codons) — MEDTNNLVLLDFWPSFFGMRVRIALALQGIEYEGKEENIFGKGPLLQEMNSVYKKIPVLIHNGKPICESLIILEYIDQVWHHKYPLPPSDSYDRSQARFWADYIDKKELFIHKIWVNXYFIQPIYXLIEIFKTLEGELGDKTYFGGDEKLGFVDVALVPFTSWFYSYETCENFSIEAECPKLVAWAKRCMEIESVSNSLPHPHKIYGYVLELKHKFGLA, encoded by the exons atggaagaCACCAATAATTTGGTTTTACTGGATTTCTGGCCAAGTTTTTTTGGTATGAGGGTAAGAATTGCATTGGCATTACAAGGGATTGAATATGAAGGGAAAGAGGAAAATATattcggaaaagg tCCTTTGCTTCAAGAGATGAACTctgtttataaaaaaattccTGTTTTGATTCATAATGGCAAGCCCATTTGTGAGTCTCTTATCATTCTTGAGTACATTGATCAAGTTTGGCATCACAAATATCCCTTACCTCCTTCTGACTCATATGATAGATCCCAAGCCAGATTTTGGGCTGACTATATTGATAAAAAG GAactatttattcataaaatatgggtaaactAGTATTTTATCCAACCCATTTATTAGTTAATAGAAATCTTCAAGACATTGGAAGGAGAGCTTGGAGACAAAACATACTTTGGTGGTGATGAAAAATTGGGTTTTGTGGATGTGGCTTTGGTTCCTTTCACTAGTTGGTTTTATTCTTATGAGACTTGTGAAAATTTCAGTATAGAAGCAGAGTGTCCAAAACTAGTGGCATGGGCTAAAAGATGCATGGAAATTGAGAGTGTATCAAACTCCCTTcctcatcctcacaaaatctatGGTTATGTCTTGGAACTCAAGCACAAATTTGGTCTAGCCTAG
- the LOC107024157 gene encoding nucleobase-ascorbate transporter 1: protein MTMADISHPPMEQLQDLEYCIDSNPPWVETILLAFQNYILVLGTSVMIPSALVPLMGGSDGDKARVIQTLLFVAGINTLLQALFGTRLPAVVGGSFAYVIPIVYIISDSHLQRISDPHVRFVHTMRAIQGALIVAASIQIILGYSQVWGLFSRFFSPLGMAPVVGLVGFGLFQRGFPALGNCIEIGLPMLLLVIGLSQYLKNVKPMRDFPIFERFPVLICVSIIWIYSIILTASGAYHGKHALTQHNCRTDRANLISTAPWFKFPYPLQWGPPTFAAGHSFAMMSAVVVSMVESTGAYMAASRLAIATPPPAYVLSRGIGWQGIGILLDGLFGTCTGSTVSVENVGLLGLTRVGSRRVVQISAGFMIFFSMLGKFGAVFASIPFPIYAALYCVLFGLVGSVGLSFLQFTNLNCMRNLIITGLSLFLGISIPQFFNEYWYPARHGLVQTNAGWFNAFVNTIFTSPPMVGLIIAVFLDNTLDVEKAKKDRGMPWWVKFRTFRGDNRNEEFYTLPFNLNRFFPPT, encoded by the exons ATGACAATGGCTGATATTTCTCATCCTCCAATGGAACAACTTCAAGACCTTGAGTACTGCATAGACTCTAATCCTCCATGGG TTGAAACCATCTTGTTAGCCTTTCAAAATTACATATTAGTGCTCGGCACAAGTGTGATGATCCCCTCAGCACTTGTACCCTTGATGGGCGGATCAGAT GGGGACAAAGCAAGGGTTATACAAACGCTACTCTTTGTGGCTGGAATAAATACACTTCTCCAAGCATTGTTTGGAACTCGGTTGCCCGCTGTTGTTGGAGGTTCCTTTGCATATGTCATTCCTATAGTCTATATAATTAGCGACTCACATCTTCAACGAATTAGTGATCCACATGTA AGATTTGTACATACGATGCGAGCTATTCAAGGAGCTTTAATTGTTGCAGCTAGCATTCAAATTATTTTGGGATACAGCCAAGTTTGGGGGCTCTTCTCACG GTTTTTCAGTCCCCTTGGGATGGCACCTGTTGTGGGATTAGTTGGTTTCGGCTTATTTCAGCGAGGTTTTCCTGCA TTAGGGAATTGCATTGAAATTGGGCTTCCAATGCTATTGTTGGTCATTGGTTTGTCACAA TATCTAAAGAATGTTAAACCAATGAGGGATTTTCCAATTTTCGAGCGATTCCCTGTTTTGATTTGTGTTTCCATTATCTGGATATATTCCATTATTCTGACGGCTAGTGGGGCGTACCATGGCAAACATGCTTTAACTCAACATAATTGCCGCACTGATAGAGCAAATCTCATTTCTACTGCTCCATG GTTCAAATTCCCATATCCCCTGCAGTGGGGTCCTCCTACGTTTGCAGCGGGGCATTCTTTTGCTATGATGTCTGCAGTTGTTGTCTCAATGGTTGAG TCAACGGGAGCTTATATGGCAGCATCTCGTCTGGCAATTGCCACTCCACCTCCTGCCTATGTACTAAGCCGTGGCATTGGATGGCAG GGTATAGGCATTTTGCTTGATGGACTATTTGGAACATGCACTGGTTCCACTGTTTCCGT AGAAAACGTGGGACTTCTTGGATTGACTCGAGTTGGAAGTCGTAGAGTTGTTCAAATTTCTGCTGGATTCATGATATTCTTTTCTATGCTAG GGAAGTTTGGGGCTGTTTTTGCATCGATACCTTTCCCGATATATGCTGCACTGTATTGTGTTCTGTTTGGACTTGTAG GCTCCGTTGGATTGTCATTTCTTCAATTCACAAATTTGAATTGTATGAGGAATCTCATAATTACGGGACTATCACTGTTCCTCGGGATATCAATTCCACAATTTTTCAATGAATATTGGTATCCAGCTCGTCATGGTCTCGTTCAAACCAATGCCGGATGG TTCAATGCATTTGTCAACACCATATTCACATCGCCTCCAATGGTGGGGCTAATAATTGCTGTGTTTCTCGACAACACACTGGATGTGGAGAAAGCAAAGAAAGACCGGGGCATGCCTTGGTGGGTGAAGTTCAGAACTTTCAGAGGTGATAACAGAAACGAAGAGTTCTACACGTTACCATTCAATCTCAACCGGTTCTTTCCTCCTACGTAG